From a region of the Clupea harengus chromosome 9, Ch_v2.0.2, whole genome shotgun sequence genome:
- the mab21l1 gene encoding putative nucleotidyltransferase MAB21L1, whose product MIAAQAKLVYHLNKYYNEKCQSRKAAISKTIREVCKVVSDVLKEVEVQEPRFISSLSEMDGRFEGLEVIAPTEFEVVLYLNQMGVFNFVDDGSLPGCAVLKLSDGRKRSMSLWVEFITASGYLSARKIRSRFQTLVAQAVDKCSYRDVVKMVADTSEVRLRIRDRYVVQITPAFKCTGIWPRSAAHWPMPHIPWPGPNRVAEVKAEGFNLLSKECYSLNGKQSSAESDAWVLQFAEAENRLLLGGCRKKCLSVLKTLRDRHLELPGTPLNNYHMKSLVSYECEKHPRESDWDENCLGDRLNGILLQLISCLQCRRCPHYFLPNLDLFQGKPHSSLENAAKQTWRLAREILTNPKSLEKL is encoded by the coding sequence ATGATAGCTGCCCAAGCTAAACTGGTATACCATCTCAACAAATATTACAACGAGAAATGCCAGTCCCGCAAAGCAGCCATCTCCAAAACCATCCGAGAGGTGTGCAAGGTGGTGTCGGATGTCCTGAAGGAGGTGGAGGTTCAGGAGCCGAGGTTCATCAGCTCCCTTAGTGAAATGGATGGACGTTTCGAGGGTCTGGAGGTGATAGCTCCAACAGAGTTCGAAGTGGTCCTCTATCTAAATCAGATGGGGGTGTTCAACTTCGTGGACGACGGTTCCCTTCCGGGCTGCGCCGTGCTCAAGCTCAGTGACGGCCGAAAGAGGAGCATGTCTCTGTGGGTCGAGTTCATCACCGCGTCCGGCTACCTCTCGGCACGCAAGATCCGCTCCCGGTTTCAAACGCTCGTAGCCCAGGCTGTCGATAAGTGCAGTTACAGAGATGTGGTCAAAATGGTTGCAGACACGAGTGAGGTGAGGTTACGCATCAGAGACAGATACGTGGTCCAGATTACCCCGGCTTTCAAATGCACGGGGATATGGCCACGGAGCGCGGCTCACTGGCCTATGCCCCACATCCCTTGGCCGGGTCCCAACCGGGTCGCAGAGGTAAAAGCCGAAGGTTTCAACCTCCTATCTAAGGAATGCTACTCGTTAAACGGTAAGCAGAGCTCGGCTGAGAGCGACGCCTGGGTCTTGCAATTTGCAGAGGCCGAAAACCGCCTCCTTTTGGGAGGGTGCAGGAAGAAATGTCTGTCGGTTCTGAAAACACTGCGTGACCGTCACCTTGAACTCCCAGGGACGCCCCTCAACAACTACCACATGAAATCTTTGGTCTCCTACGAGTGTGAAAAGCATCCCAGGGAATCGGACTGGGACGAAAACTGTCTCGGAGATCGACTGAACGGGATTTTATTGCAACTTATTTCGTGTTTGCAGTGCAGGAGATGTCCCCATTATTTCCTACCTAACTTAGACCTTTTCCAAGGAAAACCACATTCCTCCCTGGAAAACGCGGCCAAACAGACTTGGCGACTGGCAAGAGAAATTCTAACCAACCCTAAAAGCTTGGAGAAACTCTGA